The proteins below are encoded in one region of Fibrella aestuarina BUZ 2:
- a CDS encoding BatA domain-containing protein translates to MLFQNPGLLWGMLAVAVPIALHFWHQQQAKPMPWAMLRWLETPNQPPKRGFRFDNLWLLLLRCLLLMVLALLLARPELPQADTAKKGALHLVEPNRQVVDAFKFELEQARQRGEQLVWATDTPTPVDELGTLPTTGQPADALNPLTVQAAVAQVGSPQNRLHLYLRNTTSWTDAPPINVPPGFVLHALPVRAAAATSDRVVALAGGRFLGTDRNGRLTTLTQKTPGQRVVATAPLPVLVQFRQPDERRTVRAALAALTSAYGLTFLIDEQTVANKTYRWVLTEQPVRQPNPATAYLTTAPLTQANDPAVTYLTRPLTTANPLVANGQLPEQLGNALARSLGLAAAPAPLSQRAFSSLFVPTPTLSTKATMAASLAAHPRNPLQTGLLVLFLSLLLVERWWALRRGI, encoded by the coding sequence ATGCTTTTTCAGAATCCGGGTTTGCTTTGGGGAATGCTGGCCGTGGCCGTACCGATTGCGCTGCACTTTTGGCATCAGCAGCAGGCAAAGCCTATGCCCTGGGCCATGTTGCGCTGGCTCGAAACGCCCAACCAGCCTCCCAAACGCGGCTTTCGGTTCGATAACCTGTGGCTACTGCTGCTGCGGTGTCTGCTGCTGATGGTGCTAGCGTTGCTGCTGGCCCGGCCCGAGCTACCACAGGCCGATACGGCCAAAAAAGGAGCGCTTCATCTGGTCGAGCCAAATCGGCAGGTTGTCGACGCCTTCAAGTTTGAGTTGGAACAGGCCCGGCAACGCGGCGAACAGCTAGTCTGGGCGACCGATACGCCCACGCCCGTCGACGAGCTGGGTACGTTGCCAACCACCGGCCAACCCGCCGACGCGCTGAACCCGTTAACCGTACAGGCCGCTGTGGCACAGGTTGGGTCGCCGCAAAACCGGCTGCATCTGTACCTGCGAAACACCACCTCCTGGACGGATGCGCCGCCCATCAACGTACCGCCCGGCTTTGTGCTTCACGCCCTTCCAGTGCGGGCAGCGGCCGCTACGTCGGATCGGGTCGTGGCGCTGGCGGGGGGCCGTTTTTTAGGGACGGATCGCAACGGGCGACTCACGACACTGACTCAGAAAACACCCGGTCAGCGGGTTGTTGCGACGGCACCGTTGCCCGTGCTGGTACAGTTTCGCCAGCCCGACGAACGCCGTACGGTGCGGGCAGCACTGGCTGCGCTCACCTCGGCCTATGGCCTCACTTTCCTGATCGACGAGCAGACCGTGGCCAACAAGACCTACCGCTGGGTACTGACCGAACAGCCCGTCCGTCAGCCCAACCCGGCTACGGCTTACCTGACAACGGCACCGCTCACCCAAGCCAACGACCCCGCCGTGACGTACCTGACCCGCCCACTCACCACCGCCAACCCGCTCGTTGCCAATGGGCAACTGCCCGAACAGTTGGGCAACGCGCTGGCCCGTTCGCTGGGCCTAGCGGCAGCCCCCGCCCCCCTGTCACAACGGGCCTTTTCGAGTTTGTTCGTGCCCACACCGACGCTGTCGACCAAAGCGACTATGGCGGCATCACTTGCCGCCCATCCCAGAAATCCTCTACAGACCGGCTTGCTGGTGTTATTTTTAAGCTTACTCCTTGTGGAACGCTGGTGGGCGCTACGCCGGGGGATCTGA
- a CDS encoding isoprenyl transferase produces the protein MKDHIDPSNLPQHIAVIMDGNGRWAKQQGAARVFGHRNAIKAVRETTEGCAELGIKYLTLYAFSTENWNRPKLEVDALMTLLVHTIRGEIKTLMDNNVRLATIGNTESLPSDCQRELQEAIRATEQNTGLTLTLALSYSGRWEIIEAVRRISTEVQQGRFQPGDIDEGLFSSYLATGGMPDPELMIRTSGEMRISNFLLWQLAYSEFYMPDVLWPDFRREHLWEAILTYQKRERRFGKTSEQVIK, from the coding sequence ATGAAAGACCACATTGACCCGAGCAATCTCCCCCAACACATCGCCGTTATCATGGACGGAAACGGACGGTGGGCCAAACAACAGGGAGCCGCTCGGGTATTCGGGCATCGGAATGCGATTAAAGCCGTTCGCGAAACCACAGAAGGCTGCGCCGAACTGGGCATTAAGTACCTGACGCTCTATGCCTTTTCGACCGAGAACTGGAACCGGCCCAAGCTGGAAGTAGACGCCTTGATGACCCTGCTGGTCCACACCATTCGGGGGGAAATCAAAACCTTGATGGATAACAATGTGCGCCTGGCCACGATCGGCAACACGGAGAGCTTACCTTCTGATTGTCAGCGTGAATTGCAGGAAGCCATCCGGGCCACCGAGCAAAATACCGGCCTGACGCTCACGCTCGCCCTCAGCTACAGCGGGCGGTGGGAAATTATTGAGGCCGTCCGGCGAATTTCTACCGAAGTACAGCAAGGGCGATTCCAACCCGGCGACATTGATGAGGGTCTATTCAGCAGCTACTTAGCAACCGGTGGGATGCCCGACCCGGAATTGATGATTCGGACCAGCGGTGAAATGCGCATCAGCAATTTTCTACTCTGGCAATTAGCCTATTCCGAGTTCTACATGCCCGACGTGCTATGGCCCGATTTCCGACGCGAACACCTCTGGGAAGCCATCCTGACTTACCAGAAACGGGAACGCCGCTTCGGAAAAACGTCTGAGCAAGTCATAAAATGA
- a CDS encoding DUF1569 domain-containing protein, whose amino-acid sequence MTLTDLTNRIALLTPDSQRLWGSMSVGQMMTHCTDQLRIVLGEKDMKLRGSALTRLLTKWVGLYLPMQLPKNMKTIAELDPNRPLMTQPTTFADDRATLLATLNRLGNVPESHRFAHPVFGPLTKAEAIKLSAIHLDHHLRQFGV is encoded by the coding sequence ATGACCCTCACCGATTTAACCAACCGCATTGCGCTGCTAACGCCTGATAGCCAACGGCTGTGGGGTAGCATGAGCGTAGGCCAGATGATGACCCACTGCACCGATCAGCTACGGATCGTGCTGGGTGAAAAAGACATGAAGCTGCGTGGGTCGGCCCTTACCCGGCTACTTACGAAATGGGTGGGGCTGTACCTGCCCATGCAGTTGCCCAAAAACATGAAAACCATCGCGGAGCTTGACCCAAACCGCCCGCTGATGACGCAACCCACCACCTTTGCCGACGATCGGGCGACGCTGTTGGCCACCCTGAATCGCCTCGGCAACGTACCTGAAAGCCATCGGTTCGCGCACCCTGTGTTTGGCCCGCTCACCAAAGCCGAAGCCATCAAGCTGTCAGCCATTCACCTGGATCACCACCTGCGGCAGTTTGGCGTGTGA
- the malQ gene encoding 4-alpha-glucanotransferase, protein MLQLRSSGLLLHITSLPSPHGVGDLGPEAYRFADFLAQSGQTYWQILPLTPLDPGAGFSPYSSPSAFAGNTLLISFDRLVEQGLLPAEDVAVLGAEWQSSPASMATAWSKKQPLLRKAAETFIEQGLTTAGLGFDSFCYRQAEWLDDYALFVALQQDLNVPVWTNWPDALVRRDPDELACQTDRLAHEITVVKVLQYLFYQQWNDLIRYCYNRKVHLIGDIPIYVQQNSADVWGNKTLFKLDEHGLPRYVAGSPPDYFSADGQRWGNPIYDWAEHERTGFAWWIRRLRHQMSLYSLTRLDHFLGFDMYWEIPSTEPTAKVGTWVKAPTEAFIQAMYRQFVQLPMIAEDLGARSAEIQPLLAHYNIPGMRVAQFGYGEDLPTSSHIVHNHTFNNVVYTGTHDNNTTLGWFRQGEPELHQRLNDYLGTTVTEENVVALLTRQAMQSVARLAILPVQDLLNLDENHRMNTPGLGGYSWQWRLQPGQLTTDVSEQLLALTKMTGRL, encoded by the coding sequence ATGCTTCAACTTCGCTCGAGCGGTTTGCTGCTCCATATTACATCGCTGCCTTCACCCCACGGGGTAGGCGATCTGGGCCCCGAGGCCTACCGTTTCGCCGATTTTCTGGCTCAGTCGGGTCAGACCTATTGGCAAATTCTTCCCCTAACGCCCCTCGACCCCGGTGCCGGGTTCTCGCCCTACAGCAGCCCGTCGGCCTTTGCGGGCAATACGTTGCTCATCAGTTTCGACCGGCTGGTTGAACAGGGGCTGCTGCCCGCCGAAGACGTAGCCGTGCTAGGTGCCGAATGGCAAAGCTCGCCGGCTTCGATGGCCACGGCCTGGAGCAAAAAGCAGCCGCTGCTGCGCAAAGCCGCCGAAACCTTCATCGAACAGGGCCTGACCACCGCCGGTCTGGGCTTCGATTCGTTTTGCTACCGGCAGGCCGAGTGGCTCGACGACTACGCCCTGTTTGTGGCCCTTCAGCAAGACCTGAACGTACCGGTCTGGACCAATTGGCCGGATGCGCTGGTGCGGCGCGACCCCGACGAACTGGCCTGCCAAACCGATCGGCTGGCGCACGAGATTACGGTGGTGAAGGTATTGCAGTACCTGTTTTATCAGCAATGGAACGACCTGATCCGATACTGCTACAATCGTAAGGTCCACCTCATCGGCGATATTCCCATCTACGTGCAGCAAAACAGCGCCGACGTGTGGGGCAACAAAACGTTGTTCAAACTCGACGAGCACGGGCTGCCCAGGTACGTTGCCGGCTCACCGCCCGATTATTTTTCGGCCGACGGACAACGCTGGGGGAACCCCATTTACGATTGGGCCGAGCACGAACGTACGGGGTTTGCCTGGTGGATCCGGCGGTTGCGGCATCAGATGTCGCTCTACAGCCTCACCCGCCTCGATCACTTCTTGGGCTTCGATATGTACTGGGAAATTCCGTCGACGGAACCGACCGCCAAGGTAGGTACGTGGGTGAAAGCGCCGACCGAGGCCTTCATTCAGGCCATGTACCGGCAATTTGTGCAATTACCCATGATCGCGGAAGATTTGGGTGCCCGGTCGGCGGAGATTCAGCCCCTGCTGGCGCATTACAACATTCCGGGCATGCGCGTGGCCCAGTTTGGCTATGGCGAAGACCTGCCCACTTCGTCACACATTGTGCACAATCACACGTTCAACAACGTAGTCTACACCGGCACGCACGACAACAACACGACGCTGGGCTGGTTCCGGCAGGGGGAGCCGGAGTTGCACCAACGCCTGAACGACTACCTGGGGACTACCGTCACGGAAGAAAACGTGGTTGCGCTGCTTACCCGTCAGGCGATGCAGTCAGTGGCCCGGCTGGCTATTCTGCCGGTGCAGGATCTGCTGAATCTGGACGAAAATCACCGCATGAACACGCCGGGTCTGGGTGGCTACAGCTGGCAATGGCGGCTTCAGCCCGGTCAGCTCACTACCGACGTAAGCGAACAATTACTGGCACTGACCAAAATGACGGGGAGATTGTAA
- a CDS encoding WD40 repeat domain-containing protein, with product MKKPHFLAAWLMLAAGTGYAQSPVQFNAKAIVAISDADLSASALVDGNRYTTPGVRDQLTYIQLPLNRNGQGIGTANVSSSMALTDKVLAVSNNGRVGFVVEGRGQLSDSLATIKGINDFAPSNYMFIVDMSAPQKPVVKYRFPTGTGGLSAVALAPNGTSLIVASGEAGKEIKMIDVDATGKPTRVLTAGSPAQGVAITDVAFHPGGQFVAYTTAAGEVGLMKYAIDDKTKKPYVIAHGKAVKVGSQPGSGKFTPDGKYFIIADSKDNKVFAVEFSTEDTPADAKIASQVAVGETPEALAISPDGATVAVVSSLQSGQPFTNAAAGKSEIALFGLQGGQLAAGSKTTVDGIMPQAVEFDKSGDNLAVGVSEYMDYGMRNGGIEFYKVTKGAQPSLTKQPGRISVTRGVHAIRVVN from the coding sequence ATGAAAAAACCCCATTTTCTGGCTGCGTGGCTGATGCTTGCCGCGGGTACAGGCTACGCGCAGTCGCCAGTTCAGTTCAATGCAAAAGCCATCGTAGCCATTTCCGATGCCGATCTGTCGGCCTCGGCGTTAGTCGACGGAAACCGGTACACCACGCCCGGCGTCCGTGATCAGCTTACCTACATTCAATTGCCGCTCAACCGAAACGGGCAGGGCATCGGTACGGCCAACGTGTCGAGTTCAATGGCCCTCACCGACAAGGTACTGGCCGTTAGCAACAACGGTCGCGTTGGTTTCGTGGTTGAAGGCCGCGGGCAACTGAGCGATAGCCTCGCCACCATCAAAGGCATCAATGATTTTGCGCCGAGCAACTACATGTTTATCGTCGACATGAGCGCGCCGCAGAAACCCGTGGTGAAATACCGCTTCCCGACGGGTACGGGCGGGCTGTCGGCGGTAGCGCTGGCCCCCAACGGCACCAGCCTGATTGTGGCGTCGGGCGAGGCTGGTAAAGAAATCAAGATGATCGACGTTGACGCCACCGGTAAACCCACGCGGGTACTTACAGCGGGGTCACCGGCACAGGGTGTTGCCATCACCGACGTGGCCTTCCATCCCGGCGGGCAGTTTGTCGCCTACACGACCGCCGCTGGCGAGGTGGGCCTGATGAAGTACGCCATCGACGACAAAACGAAGAAGCCGTATGTGATTGCGCACGGCAAAGCGGTGAAAGTGGGGTCGCAACCCGGCTCGGGCAAGTTCACGCCCGACGGCAAGTACTTCATCATCGCCGATAGCAAAGACAACAAGGTGTTTGCCGTTGAATTTAGCACCGAAGACACGCCAGCCGACGCTAAAATTGCCTCGCAGGTAGCGGTGGGCGAAACGCCGGAAGCCCTGGCGATCAGCCCCGACGGCGCTACGGTTGCCGTAGTGAGCTCGTTGCAGTCTGGTCAGCCGTTTACCAATGCGGCGGCGGGTAAGAGCGAAATCGCCTTGTTTGGTTTGCAGGGCGGGCAGTTGGCCGCTGGCAGCAAGACCACTGTCGACGGGATCATGCCGCAGGCCGTTGAGTTCGACAAATCGGGCGATAACCTGGCCGTTGGCGTGTCGGAATACATGGACTACGGCATGCGAAACGGCGGTATCGAGTTCTACAAAGTGACGAAAGGCGCCCAGCCCAGCCTCACCAAACAACCCGGCCGTATCAGCGTAACGCGCGGTGTGCACGCTATTCGGGTGGTGAATTAA
- a CDS encoding fasciclin domain-containing protein — MNRLLLSFTVLLALLAGCKKTDDPTNAQPKTISDLLTETPTFSLLRAAVQQAGMADALKGAQLTLFAPTDDAFKAIGFSTPESFQNISADQMKAILRYHLITGAVSSKTPEVAGATNVAVEAGDKKILFVTNSADGLFVNGNRVTQPDQIVANGFVHTIGKVLMPPAADVVSALKLRTDVSLLSAAVARAATVRPDLLTILNGTTTNANLRQITVFAPNDAAFAAAGYRTVADINAAPAATLANILTYHTVQGFVFSNQLKVGQLTTLNSAANNKITLALTNNMLTVKGNSNAVAATIKEADIISGNAVIHVIDQVLLP, encoded by the coding sequence ATGAATCGTCTCTTACTCTCCTTTACCGTGCTGCTGGCGTTGCTGGCGGGTTGCAAGAAAACCGACGACCCCACCAATGCGCAACCCAAGACAATCAGCGACTTACTGACCGAAACGCCGACGTTCTCGTTGCTGCGGGCGGCGGTGCAGCAGGCGGGCATGGCCGATGCCCTGAAGGGCGCACAACTGACGTTGTTTGCCCCGACCGATGACGCATTCAAGGCCATCGGGTTCAGTACGCCGGAGTCGTTTCAGAACATCTCTGCCGATCAAATGAAGGCGATTTTGCGGTATCATCTGATTACGGGGGCCGTCTCGAGCAAAACGCCGGAAGTAGCCGGCGCGACAAACGTAGCCGTGGAGGCGGGCGACAAGAAAATTCTGTTCGTGACGAATTCGGCAGATGGGCTGTTCGTAAACGGCAACCGCGTGACACAGCCCGATCAGATCGTCGCCAACGGATTCGTGCATACGATTGGCAAAGTGCTGATGCCACCCGCCGCCGATGTGGTGAGTGCGCTCAAACTGCGTACCGATGTGTCGCTGCTCTCAGCGGCCGTTGCCCGCGCCGCCACCGTTCGCCCCGATTTGCTGACGATCCTGAACGGCACGACTACCAACGCCAACCTGCGTCAGATCACGGTCTTCGCGCCGAACGATGCTGCTTTCGCGGCGGCAGGGTACCGCACGGTGGCCGATATCAACGCGGCACCGGCCGCTACGTTGGCGAATATCCTGACCTACCACACCGTTCAGGGCTTTGTGTTTTCCAATCAGCTTAAGGTAGGGCAACTCACCACGCTCAACAGTGCCGCCAACAACAAAATTACGTTGGCGCTAACCAATAACATGCTGACCGTCAAGGGGAATAGCAACGCCGTTGCTGCTACGATCAAAGAGGCCGACATTATCAGTGGGAACGCCGTTATCCATGTGATCGATCAGGTTTTGTTGCCGTAA